The Camelina sativa cultivar DH55 unplaced genomic scaffold, Cs unpScaffold01666, whole genome shotgun sequence DNA window ctcgagttgttcatatttcattagcttactcgatcactccacctgatcatgtactcgaatgcttgcatcgagtgattaggtcgtgtggttctttgtttatattcttttcttttattattttaggattgttagataaaacccataATTACTttgcttgacttgcattgttctgattgcatccttcctactagcataaacaaccatttggattgataaccctttgtactacaactacatatggaattgataccctgggtgaaaaatcTGCTTATCAAtctggcgccgttgccatttggttgattttattttactacgtttaggatttcagcacttgctagattaagttcttttatttatattggttcggagtttgacttgtttgttttcgttcttgttttttttcaatcttaggtacaacccgagcatcCACCCGACCcatcactcgatcacctggatcgagtagaacctcgtgtacacactcggttACTTTCCGGTGCATGCAAACATGATCCAAatgtagccagaacctgagtcctttcatcgacaacatcgacagaccaacgctactcagacaacaacaagttcaaccgcaACGAGCAATCATtaaggagacaatgaacaatcaaaacggtccaccagctcctcaaacaaggaccaacataggagcaggagatgctccatctactcacactcaaaggaatgacattgtgccacctgctgtctagaacaacaattttgagatcaagagtagtctcatccagatgatacagagtaataagtttcatggattgccaacggaggacccattggatcatctggatgaatttgataggctctgtagNNNNNNNNNNNNNNNNNNNNNNNNNNNNNNNNNNNNNNNNNNNNNNNNNNNNNNNNNNNNNNNNNNNNNNNNNNNNNNNNNNNNNNNNNNNNNNNNNNNNNNNNNNNNNNNNNNNNNNNNNNNNNNNNNNNNNNNNNNNNNNNNNNNNNNNNNNNNNNNNNNNNNNNNNNNNNNNNNNNNNNNNNNNNNNNNNNNNNNNNNNNNNNNNNNNNNNNNNNNNNNNNNNNNNNNNNNNNNNNNNNNNNNNNNNNNNNNNNNNNNNNNNNNNNNNNNNNNNNNNNNNNNNNNNNNNNNNNNNNNNNNNNNNNNNNNNNNNNNNNNNNNNNNNNNNNNNNNNNNNNNNNNNNNNNNNNNNNNNNNNNNNNNNNNNNNNNNNNNNNNNNNNNNNNNNNNNNNNNNNNNNNNNNNNNNNNNNNNNNNNNNNNNNNNNNNNNNNNNNNNNNNNNNNNNNNNNNNNNNNNNNNNNNNNNNNNNNNNNNNNNNNNNNNNNNNNNNNNNNNNNNNNNNNNNNNNNNNNNNNNNNNNNNNNNNNNNNNNNNNNNNNNNNNNNNNNNNNNNNNNNNNNNNNNNNNNNNNNNNNNNNNNNNNNNNNNNNNNNNNNNNNNNNNNNNNNNNNNNNNNNNNNNNNNNNNNNNNNNNNNNNNNNNNNNNNNNNNNNNNNNNNNNNNNNNNNNNNNNNNNNNNNNNNNNNNNNNNNNNNNNNNNNNNNNNNNNNNNNNNNNNNNNNNNNNNNNNNNNNNNNNNNNNNNNNNNNNNNNNNNNNNNNNNNNNNNNNNNNNNNNNNNNNNNNNNNNNNNNNNNNNNNNNNNNNNNNNNNNNNNNNNNNNNNNNNNNNNNNNNNNNNNNNNNNNNNNNNNNNNNNNNNNNNNNNNNNNNNNNNNNNNNNNNNNNNNNNNNNNNNNNNNNNNNNNNNNNNNNNNNNNNNNNNNNNNNNNNNNNNNNNNNNNNNNNNNNNNNNNNNNNNNNNNNNNNNNNNNNNNNNNNNNNNNNNNNNNNNNNNNNNNNNNNNNNNNNNNNNNNNNNNNNNNNNNNNNNNNNNNNNNNNNNNNNNNNNNNNNNNNNNNNNNNNNNNNNNNNNNNNNNNNNNNNNNNNNNNNNNNNNNNNNNNNNNNNNNNNNNNNNNNNNNNNNNNNNNNNNNNNNNNNNNNNNNNNNNNNNNNNNNNNNNNNNNNNNNNNNNNNNNNNNNNNNNNNNNNNNNNNNNNNNNNNNNNNNNNNNNNNNNNNNNNNNNNNNNNNNNNNNNNNNNNNNNNNNNNNNNNNNNNNNNNNNNNNNNNNNNNNNNNNNNNNNNNNNNNNNNNNNNNNNNNNNNNNNNNNNNNNNNNNNNNNNNNNNNNNNNNNNNNNNNNNNNNNNNNNNNNNNNNNNNNNNNNNNNNNNNNNNNNNNNNNNNNNNNNNNNNNNNNNNNNNNNNNNNNNNNNNNNNNNNNNNNNNNNNNNNNNNNNNNNNNNNNNNNNNNNNNNNNNNNNNNNNNNNNNNNNNNNNNNNNNNNNNNNNNNNNNNNNNNNNNNNNNNNNNNNNNNNNNNNNNNNNNNNNNNNNNNNNNNNNNNNNNNNNNNNNNNNNNNNNNNNNNNNNNNNNNNNNNNNNNNNNNNNNNNNNNNNNNNNNNNNNNNNNNNNNNNNNNNNNNNNNNNNNNNNNNNNNNNNNNNNNNNNNNNNNNNNNNNNNNNNNNNNNNNNNNNNNNNNNNNNNNNNNNNNNNNNNNNNNNNNNNNNNNNNNNNNNATAGATGATCGGGTTGACACTCCAGTAACTCCGCCTCCTGCAGACAAACCGGGAggagagaaacagaaagaaagaagatccATCCCTCCACCCTACAAGCCACCATTGCCATTCCCTGGACGATTTCGCATGGAACTTCTGGAGAAGTACAAAGCAATGTTCGAGAAATAGATGCAAGAACTTGAACTCCGCATGCCTCTAATGGACGCTTTCACCCTGATACCTCCTTACCAGAAATTCCTGAAAGATGCAGTGATGGAGCGGATCAAACACGTACAAGGGATGGTCATACTCAATCATGAGTGCAGTGCCATAATCCTGAGGACTGCTTCACCTAAGAAACTGAGCGAACCAGGATCGTTTACCTTACCTTGCTCGATTAGACCACTGAAGTTCGGAAGATGCCTTTGCGATTTGGGGGCATCCGCCAGCCTAATGCCACTAACTGTAGCCAAACGTCTTGGATTCGAGAAATCCAAGCCTACCGACATCCAACTGGTTTTGGCAGATCGAACTACGAGGTTGCCAAGCGGAGTTCTGGAAGACTTGCCGGTCAAGGTAGGGTCAGTAGATGTACCAACAGACTTCGTGGTTTTGGAAATGGATGTGGAGCCAAGGGATCCGCTTATCTTAGGACGACCATTCCTAGCCACCGTAGGGGCAATGATTGATGTAAGAAACAGGAAGATCGATCTGAAGCGCGGGGAAGAcctcactatgaagtttgacattcGGGAAACTATGAAAAAACATACTATAGCTGGTCAAACCTTCTGGATAGAGGAGTTAGAAAAACTGCGTGAGGAGGCATTTGAGGAGATTGCAATCGGGGATTGTTTACAAACAGCACTGACAAATGATGTTAAGGAGGGATTCGTgcatcaagaaacagagctcTACGAGGAGCTGCTTGATACTTATCGAGAGGTCATCAAA harbors:
- the LOC104774145 gene encoding uncharacterized protein LOC104774145, with the translated sequence MQELELRMPLMDAFTLIPPYQKFLKDAVMERIKHVQGMVILNHECSAIILRTASPKKLSEPGSFTLPCSIRPLKFGRCLCDLGASASLMPLTVAKRLGFEKSKPTDIQLVLADRTTRLPSGVLEDLPVKVGSVDVPTDFVVLEMDVEPRDPLILGRPFLATVGAMIDVRNRKIDLKRGEDLTMKFDIRETMKKHTIAGQTFWIEELEKLREEAFEEIAIGDCLQTALTNDVKEGFVHQETELYEELLDTYRE